Proteins encoded together in one Rossellomorea sp. y25 window:
- a CDS encoding cell wall-binding repeat-containing protein, which translates to MLNDRKPVSITFVTVLSFMFLLFFQNPASAAGTQIDRVSGVDRYETAVKVSREGWTSANTVVIAVGNNFPDALAGAPLADKYNAPILLVTKDSVPYSVKQELKRLKPSKAYILGGSSVISSSVETQLKSLGITSTRVAGENRYETAAKIAALVGGSQAIVTYGRDFPDSLAIAPVAASKSMPILLTEKNHVPEETKKALSKYSSSILVGGTGVVSDGVKNQLPRATRISGKDRYDTATKVAEKYYSASNSTVIATGESYADALTGSVLAAKKGSPVMLIQSNNVPTSVKSTVDKLGINQFTIIGGTSVISEKAQSLFGFDTAGLIQTAKQYIGTPYKWGGTTPSGFDCSGYLNYVYDKYGIDLPRTTSDIWNFGSRSSSPAVGDIVMFETYKPGPSHGGIYIGNNQFIHAGNDGVEITSMSNVYWKPRYLGAVKVVN; encoded by the coding sequence ATGTTAAATGATCGCAAACCTGTATCTATTACTTTCGTCACGGTATTAAGCTTCATGTTCCTATTATTTTTCCAAAACCCTGCATCAGCTGCAGGTACACAGATAGATCGAGTAAGTGGTGTTGACCGGTATGAAACGGCAGTGAAAGTTTCCAGAGAAGGATGGACCAGTGCCAATACCGTTGTCATTGCAGTGGGAAATAACTTTCCGGATGCTCTGGCAGGTGCACCGTTAGCGGATAAGTATAACGCTCCAATCCTATTGGTAACCAAAGATAGTGTTCCTTATAGTGTGAAACAAGAGTTAAAACGATTAAAGCCAAGTAAAGCATACATATTAGGTGGAAGTTCCGTTATTTCATCTTCAGTAGAAACCCAACTTAAGAGTTTAGGGATTACCAGTACAAGAGTGGCAGGGGAAAACAGATACGAAACAGCGGCTAAGATCGCTGCATTGGTAGGAGGGTCTCAAGCCATCGTTACATATGGAAGGGATTTCCCGGATAGTCTGGCGATTGCACCTGTTGCTGCCAGTAAATCAATGCCGATCCTATTAACAGAAAAAAACCATGTCCCTGAAGAGACAAAAAAAGCGTTAAGTAAATATAGCTCTTCCATTCTTGTAGGAGGTACAGGCGTGGTAAGTGACGGCGTCAAGAATCAATTGCCAAGAGCCACCCGTATTTCCGGGAAAGATCGATATGATACGGCAACAAAAGTCGCCGAGAAATATTATTCCGCTTCAAATAGTACAGTCATCGCTACGGGAGAAAGTTATGCAGATGCATTGACCGGGTCCGTTCTGGCAGCCAAAAAAGGCTCACCTGTTATGTTGATTCAATCAAATAATGTCCCTACTTCCGTTAAGTCGACGGTGGATAAATTGGGTATCAATCAGTTTACGATCATTGGTGGAACGTCCGTTATTTCCGAGAAAGCCCAAAGTCTATTTGGCTTTGATACAGCTGGTCTGATCCAGACGGCGAAACAGTATATAGGAACACCTTATAAGTGGGGTGGAACGACGCCAAGCGGTTTTGACTGCAGTGGATATTTAAACTATGTATACGATAAATATGGGATTGATCTCCCTAGAACGACATCAGATATCTGGAACTTCGGTAGCCGCTCAAGCTCACCGGCAGTCGGCGATATCGTTATGTTTGAAACATACAAACCAGGCCCGTCACATGGAGGGATCTATATTGGAAACAACCAGTTCATCCATGCCGGAAATGATGGAGTAGAAATTACAAGTATGAGTAACGTATACTGGAAGCCTCGTTATCTAGGCGCAGTGAAGGTTGTAAATTAA
- a CDS encoding LamG-like jellyroll fold domain-containing protein, whose product MIKMKVILKAVKIGIVGSITLSLFAFSPSVFHANNKPENSHDITESIVADWKFQKEYVKSGSINEANLIIEDASGNENNLQLTSATKDGTISGNPFIQWSEEDYYNEDAVESLEFKNKKSYSEGQYFHTVDDAPINGETFENGFTIEAVLKLPANFSPEEHSWMGILTRKGQAADINKTGGEKEILSTLSVSSLREIQWTSHPTNLDHNETNWSFSLDSKDDWYHIAVVNNGKNSTLYINGVTDFRNTDSEMIGIDLVEGKGWNIGASEWANELDTLFAGNIQEIRIADQPLPQENWLISNAVEVEGHVENGSNEKQALLTNKENYNFLFVPDPQKTVRYMPELFYEQVKWISKKEQNLNISMTAFLGDMVDQSHSLEEWNNSSSSVDILDKHKTPYVTIAGNHDYGEGDPYLDYYGPERFADKPYYKGASPTGYSSYSVIKAGNYEYLFLSLDMQHIVEDIPWAKQVLKNHPSTPTILLSHQIINIGGDGETMIDTWRGSLIWDELVNDHNQVFMTVNGHHHGAGHRIKENAHGNEVIQMLVDYQSSYHGGNGWMRFAEFSESDDKISFKTFSPWVEKLSKSQMTYFDVTHLTGTADQFEIPFHFEKRFDFSN is encoded by the coding sequence ATGATCAAAATGAAAGTAATCCTAAAAGCTGTAAAGATAGGGATTGTTGGCTCCATTACGTTATCGTTATTTGCATTTTCACCTTCAGTTTTTCACGCAAATAACAAACCAGAAAATTCTCATGATATCACAGAATCAATTGTTGCAGATTGGAAGTTTCAAAAAGAGTATGTAAAATCTGGTTCTATTAATGAAGCAAATCTTATTATTGAAGATGCAAGCGGTAATGAAAACAACCTTCAACTCACCTCCGCCACAAAAGATGGCACTATCAGTGGCAACCCCTTTATTCAATGGTCAGAAGAAGATTACTACAATGAAGATGCGGTAGAAAGTTTAGAGTTTAAGAATAAAAAAAGTTATTCGGAAGGGCAATATTTTCATACAGTTGATGACGCCCCGATTAACGGTGAGACGTTTGAAAATGGTTTCACAATTGAAGCCGTTTTGAAACTACCAGCGAATTTCTCGCCTGAAGAACATAGCTGGATGGGGATATTAACTCGAAAAGGACAAGCGGCTGATATTAACAAAACGGGTGGAGAAAAAGAAATCCTTAGTACTTTATCCGTTTCGAGTTTAAGAGAAATCCAATGGACTAGCCATCCTACAAATCTCGATCATAATGAAACAAATTGGTCTTTTTCTCTAGACAGTAAAGATGACTGGTATCATATTGCAGTAGTAAATAACGGGAAAAATTCAACATTGTACATTAACGGTGTGACTGATTTTCGAAATACAGACTCTGAAATGATCGGAATTGATTTAGTAGAAGGTAAAGGTTGGAATATTGGAGCATCAGAATGGGCGAATGAACTCGATACCTTATTTGCTGGGAATATTCAAGAAATACGGATCGCCGATCAACCTCTACCTCAAGAAAATTGGTTGATTTCAAACGCTGTTGAAGTTGAAGGACACGTGGAAAACGGCTCAAATGAAAAACAAGCATTATTAACAAACAAGGAGAACTATAACTTCTTATTTGTTCCAGATCCTCAAAAAACCGTTCGTTATATGCCTGAATTATTTTATGAACAGGTAAAATGGATTTCAAAAAAAGAGCAGAACTTAAACATTTCCATGACAGCTTTCTTAGGTGATATGGTTGATCAGAGTCATTCATTGGAAGAATGGAATAACTCGTCATCAAGCGTAGACATTCTAGATAAGCATAAGACCCCTTATGTTACAATTGCAGGGAACCATGACTATGGTGAAGGAGATCCTTATTTAGATTATTACGGGCCGGAACGTTTTGCAGACAAACCTTATTACAAAGGTGCCTCACCAACGGGATATAGTTCTTATTCTGTTATTAAAGCCGGGAATTACGAATACTTATTCTTATCTCTCGATATGCAACATATAGTGGAAGATATCCCCTGGGCAAAACAGGTATTGAAAAACCATCCCAGTACACCTACCATTCTTCTTTCTCACCAAATTATCAACATTGGTGGAGATGGTGAAACTATGATTGATACTTGGAGAGGTTCTCTAATTTGGGATGAATTAGTTAACGATCATAATCAGGTATTTATGACAGTTAACGGTCATCATCATGGGGCTGGTCATAGAATCAAAGAAAATGCGCATGGCAACGAAGTTATTCAAATGCTGGTTGATTATCAATCAAGCTATCACGGAGGCAATGGTTGGATGAGATTTGCAGAATTTAGCGAGTCAGATGATAAAATATCTTTTAAAACCTTCTCCCCTTGGGTAGAAAAGCTCTCGAAGTCACAGATGACATATTTCGATGTAACGCATTTAACTGGAACTGCTGATCAATTTGAAATCCCATTTCATTTTGAAAAACGATTCGATTTTTCTAATTAA
- a CDS encoding NAD-dependent epimerase/dehydratase family protein: MSKILVTGGAGFIGSHIVEELLNKNEQVVVIDNFSMGSMDNLPKDDKLTVVEGDISSKETIEKLFQQHRFKKIFHLGAIASVAASVEDPLHTHQTNLEATLYLLEETRKQGGLERFVFASSAAVYGDEPTLPKKETSTIRPLTPYAIDKFASEQYVLAFSRLYDIPTTAVRFFNVFGNRQNPSSPYSGVVSILTDKFKQLVNNEDTSFTLYGDGEQTRDFIYVKDVVQANLLVSEDPAAIGKVFNVGTGDSTSLNELIGMYEEITNTKLPIEQLEERSGDIKESYSDISELKSLGFDPKFSMREGLLEYWNKENE, from the coding sequence ATGAGCAAGATCCTTGTCACAGGCGGTGCCGGATTTATCGGCTCCCATATTGTAGAAGAATTATTAAATAAAAACGAACAAGTGGTAGTGATAGATAATTTCTCGATGGGTTCAATGGATAACCTGCCGAAGGACGATAAGTTAACCGTTGTAGAAGGGGATATCTCTTCTAAAGAAACCATTGAAAAGTTATTTCAGCAACATCGATTCAAGAAAATCTTTCATTTAGGTGCGATTGCCAGTGTAGCGGCTTCAGTAGAAGATCCCCTCCATACCCATCAAACCAATTTGGAAGCGACTTTATACTTATTGGAGGAAACACGTAAACAAGGCGGATTGGAGCGCTTTGTCTTTGCTTCTTCTGCAGCGGTGTACGGGGATGAGCCAACGCTTCCGAAGAAAGAAACGTCAACGATCAGACCATTGACGCCATATGCCATCGATAAATTTGCCTCTGAGCAATATGTGCTGGCATTCAGCCGGTTGTATGATATCCCGACGACGGCCGTTCGCTTCTTCAACGTCTTTGGGAACAGGCAAAATCCATCATCACCATACTCAGGTGTGGTATCGATCCTGACGGATAAATTCAAACAGCTGGTAAACAATGAAGATACATCCTTTACTCTTTATGGTGATGGAGAACAAACGAGAGATTTCATCTACGTGAAAGATGTCGTTCAAGCGAATCTTCTCGTGTCGGAAGACCCGGCAGCCATCGGTAAAGTATTTAATGTCGGTACAGGCGACTCGACAAGCTTGAACGAACTGATCGGAATGTATGAAGAGATAACAAATACGAAACTTCCTATCGAACAGCTGGAAGAACGGTCGGGAGATATTAAAGAATCCTACTCTGATATATCTGAGCTTAAATCCTTAGGGTTCGATCCAAAGTTCTCTATGAGAGAAGGACTTTTGGAGTATTGGAATAAAGAAAACGAATAG
- a CDS encoding cell wall-binding repeat-containing protein produces MKKWFLASVGSALLASSVFSTSVLAESPSQEKMELLGYDREGFFVEEEPNNTFTNSNEVLLEDAVKGTFTKDDVDMYKIQVDNEDPLVIYGGSWEENPGILLDITLYDENKNVIEANEISSDVTDGFMADYTVTPGTYYMSVKDKKNLATGEEYVVFPSQFTIEPYVDRIFGADRYETALEIALQGWGYGTDEIILATGSNFPDALAGAPLAYHKDAPILLTTKGSLHPSVEEAIYELGVNKVTILGGPGVISDKVVQELRALDVSVTRISGKDRYETAVAISKKLPNNDAAVVVSGKNYPDALSIASIAAQYGYPILLSDKESIPATTLTQAKTYEMNYVIGGTGVISNTVTKKLNDPMRIAGANRYETNANIIRDFNVPTTFVFVATGTHFADALTGSVLAANWGEPLLLTTPNELHPEIRDLMMDYTFGVTILGGEKAIQPKVAEDIWSIIEGNE; encoded by the coding sequence ATGAAAAAGTGGTTCCTTGCTTCAGTTGGTTCAGCACTACTTGCATCAAGTGTATTCAGCACATCTGTATTAGCGGAAAGTCCTTCTCAAGAAAAGATGGAGCTTTTAGGCTACGATCGCGAGGGCTTCTTCGTTGAAGAAGAGCCGAATAATACGTTTACGAATTCCAATGAAGTTCTTCTTGAGGATGCCGTAAAAGGGACATTCACGAAAGATGATGTCGATATGTATAAGATTCAAGTGGACAATGAAGATCCATTGGTTATATACGGAGGATCATGGGAGGAAAACCCTGGGATTCTATTAGATATTACTCTATACGATGAAAACAAGAATGTTATAGAAGCAAATGAAATCAGCTCAGATGTGACAGATGGATTTATGGCCGATTACACTGTTACCCCAGGCACCTATTATATGTCTGTAAAGGATAAAAAGAATCTCGCAACTGGTGAAGAGTATGTAGTGTTCCCGTCTCAATTCACAATTGAGCCTTATGTAGACAGAATATTCGGTGCAGACCGCTATGAAACCGCTCTTGAAATCGCTTTACAAGGCTGGGGATACGGAACAGACGAAATCATCCTTGCTACAGGAAGCAATTTCCCGGACGCATTGGCCGGCGCACCGCTTGCGTACCATAAAGACGCTCCTATTCTATTAACTACGAAGGGTTCCCTTCACCCATCAGTCGAGGAAGCCATTTATGAATTGGGTGTCAATAAGGTGACGATCCTTGGAGGGCCAGGTGTCATTTCTGATAAAGTTGTTCAGGAATTAAGGGCACTGGATGTATCTGTTACACGCATAAGCGGTAAAGATCGTTATGAGACTGCAGTGGCCATCTCTAAAAAGCTGCCAAACAATGACGCAGCCGTAGTCGTCAGCGGAAAGAATTATCCAGATGCCCTATCCATTGCATCCATCGCTGCACAATACGGATATCCTATTCTACTATCTGACAAAGAAAGCATCCCGGCAACAACGCTGACACAGGCGAAAACATACGAGATGAACTATGTTATCGGCGGGACCGGCGTCATCAGTAATACAGTTACCAAGAAGCTTAACGATCCGATGAGGATTGCAGGTGCAAATCGCTATGAAACGAATGCAAATATCATCCGTGACTTTAACGTTCCTACTACCTTCGTCTTCGTTGCGACCGGCACTCATTTCGCCGATGCGTTAACAGGTTCCGTTCTTGCAGCCAACTGGGGAGAGCCTTTGTTGCTTACCACTCCAAATGAGTTACATCCTGAGATCAGAGACCTGATGATGGATTACACATTCGGTGTGACGATCCTTGGTGGAGAGAAAGCGATCCAACCGAAGGTAGCGGAAGACATCTGGTCGATTATTGAAGGAAACGAATAA
- a CDS encoding cell wall-binding repeat-containing protein yields the protein MKKWFITSVGSTLLASSLFSASAFAENPAATLQQKVELLGDEEEELLTEEEPNNTFEAANDIAAGDLVKPTYVKGTLPAEDVDLYKVELDSDIPLYLYGWFWQETTSIPLEITLYDEHKNAVEPNEFFVHEENGYGALYPSTPGTYFVSVKNKSDLGVDKEYVLMVSQFYFQPNVERIYGADRYETALQVALQGWGSGSDEMILATGANYPDALAGAPLAYHKDAPILLTSKHTLHPSVEKGMEELDVKKVTILGGPGVISDNVVEEIEDLGVSVTRISGKDRYETAVAISKSLPNHDAAVVVSGKNYPDALSIASIAAQEGYPILLSEKDTIPASTLAQANTYKENYVIGGTGVISQSVLTKLNHPTRIYGVNRYETNASIIQKFNVHTGSVFFATGTQFADALTGSSLAAYKGEPLLLTPPDRLHPAIKDLMIDHTYDVKILGGMKAIQPNVEKDIWAVLEGNQ from the coding sequence ATGAAAAAGTGGTTTATTACTTCGGTTGGATCTACCTTATTGGCATCCAGCTTATTTAGTGCGTCTGCATTCGCAGAAAATCCGGCAGCTACACTACAACAAAAAGTGGAGCTTTTAGGTGATGAAGAGGAAGAATTATTAACAGAAGAAGAACCAAATAATACGTTTGAAGCTGCAAATGATATCGCAGCAGGTGACCTTGTCAAGCCGACATATGTAAAAGGAACGCTTCCAGCAGAGGATGTCGACCTGTATAAAGTAGAGTTAGATTCCGACATCCCGTTGTATTTATACGGCTGGTTTTGGCAGGAAACGACCAGTATCCCATTGGAAATCACCTTATATGATGAGCACAAAAATGCCGTTGAACCAAACGAATTCTTTGTTCATGAAGAAAATGGATATGGGGCCCTTTACCCTTCTACGCCTGGTACTTACTTCGTATCTGTTAAGAATAAAAGTGATTTAGGAGTGGATAAAGAATATGTGTTGATGGTCTCCCAGTTCTATTTCCAGCCTAATGTAGAACGGATCTACGGTGCGGATCGATATGAAACGGCTCTTCAAGTTGCATTGCAGGGTTGGGGATCCGGTAGTGATGAAATGATATTGGCTACAGGAGCCAATTACCCTGATGCCCTGGCCGGAGCACCACTGGCTTACCATAAGGATGCTCCTATTCTATTAACCTCCAAACATACCCTGCATCCTTCAGTTGAAAAGGGAATGGAAGAATTGGATGTCAAAAAGGTAACCATCCTGGGCGGACCAGGCGTGATATCTGATAACGTAGTGGAAGAGATTGAGGATTTAGGGGTTTCTGTTACCCGTATCAGCGGAAAAGATCGTTATGAAACAGCTGTTGCCATTTCTAAGTCTCTTCCCAACCATGATGCAGCGGTTGTCGTGAGTGGAAAGAACTACCCTGATGCCCTTTCCATTGCTTCGATAGCTGCACAAGAGGGCTATCCGATTCTGTTATCTGAGAAGGACACAATCCCTGCTTCTACCCTTGCTCAAGCGAACACATATAAGGAAAACTACGTCATTGGGGGAACAGGTGTCATCAGCCAGTCAGTCCTGACAAAATTAAACCATCCAACAAGAATTTACGGTGTGAACCGGTATGAAACGAATGCAAGCATCATTCAGAAGTTCAATGTCCATACTGGTTCTGTGTTCTTTGCAACCGGGACTCAATTTGCCGATGCGTTAACAGGCTCCTCCCTTGCAGCATATAAAGGTGAGCCTTTATTATTGACTCCCCCGGACAGATTACATCCAGCAATCAAAGATCTGATGATCGATCACACTTATGATGTTAAGATCCTTGGCGGAATGAAAGCCATTCAACCTAATGTAGAGAAGGACATTTGGGCAGTCCTGGAAGGCAACCAATAA